From the genome of Nitrosopumilus sp., one region includes:
- a CDS encoding cytochrome c oxidase subunit I: protein MVLELQKPRPIWQIMFSTHHTDVGLLYLIMSIAFLFLGGALALAIRAELFLPGAQIIGDAMTFNRIFTVHGTTLIFLFIIPFASAVGNYYVPIMVRYKDMAYPKLNAIAFWMIPPGGALIWLGFADFTWYATPPYSIISAPGPAADMWIFGLKILGISSILGAINFVVTILKCKHPDMSIGQVPLLAWSFLSSSLIILVAIPTFAAALLMLLTDRLGVSGFFNPAMGGDPIAYAHLFWFTFHPEVYVLVIPAIGMMYEIIPRFSRKPIYSYNSGIFAFVLLSIVGFSSWAHHMYATGMSFTEKTVFMVGTLAAVPASAMHVFNFIATMWNGRIKFLTPMMWSVGGIALFFSAGAGGVANAAMPLDFTTHDTYWVVGHFHLFVMGTIAFGSIGFIYYMFPYVTGRMYNETMGKVHFIMSFIGTVLVFFTQHVLGLYGMPRRIFDYPPIPEWIAMNQIASVGAMIIGISMVIFLANLIHSSAKGKLANTDDPFDLGGKYYYPFEAKNPSH from the coding sequence ATGGTTCTAGAATTACAAAAGCCACGACCAATCTGGCAAATCATGTTTTCAACACATCATACTGATGTCGGTTTACTTTATCTGATAATGTCTATTGCATTTTTGTTCTTGGGTGGTGCATTAGCTCTTGCAATTAGAGCGGAATTATTCTTGCCTGGCGCACAAATAATTGGTGATGCCATGACCTTTAACAGAATATTTACAGTTCACGGTACTACATTGATCTTTCTATTTATCATTCCCTTTGCATCTGCAGTAGGTAACTACTACGTTCCAATCATGGTTAGATACAAGGATATGGCATATCCAAAACTTAATGCAATCGCATTTTGGATGATTCCTCCTGGTGGAGCTCTTATTTGGTTAGGATTTGCAGATTTCACATGGTATGCAACACCGCCTTATTCTATCATAAGTGCTCCAGGTCCTGCCGCAGACATGTGGATTTTTGGATTAAAGATTTTGGGTATTTCATCCATACTTGGTGCCATTAATTTTGTAGTCACAATCCTTAAGTGTAAACATCCTGACATGTCAATTGGGCAGGTTCCATTATTGGCATGGTCTTTCCTTTCTTCATCTCTGATTATACTTGTTGCAATTCCAACGTTCGCAGCTGCACTTTTGATGTTGCTAACTGACAGACTTGGTGTAAGTGGATTCTTTAACCCTGCAATGGGAGGAGATCCAATTGCTTATGCACACTTGTTCTGGTTTACATTCCATCCTGAGGTCTATGTATTGGTCATCCCAGCAATTGGCATGATGTATGAAATTATTCCAAGATTCTCAAGAAAACCGATATACAGTTATAACTCTGGTATCTTTGCATTTGTTTTACTGTCCATTGTCGGTTTCTCATCCTGGGCACACCACATGTATGCAACTGGTATGTCATTTACTGAAAAGACAGTCTTCATGGTTGGTACTCTTGCAGCAGTACCAGCATCTGCAATGCACGTATTCAACTTTATTGCAACCATGTGGAATGGCAGAATCAAGTTCCTAACGCCAATGATGTGGTCAGTTGGAGGAATAGCATTGTTCTTCTCTGCTGGAGCAGGCGGTGTTGCAAATGCCGCGATGCCATTGGACTTTACAACACACGATACGTATTGGGTGGTTGGTCACTTCCATCTCTTTGTCATGGGTACTATCGCATTTGGATCAATAGGTTTCATCTACTACATGTTCCCATATGTCACGGGTAGAATGTACAATGAAACCATGGGTAAGGTTCACTTTATCATGTCATTTATTGGAACCGTGCTAGTATTCTTTACACAACACGTACTTGGTTTGTATGGAATGCCAAGAAGAATTTTCGATTATCCTCCAATCCCAGAATGGATTGCAATGAACCAAATTGCATCAGTAGGTGCAATGATTATTGGTATTAGCATGGTAATTTTCTTAGCAAACCTCATTCACAGTTCTGCAAAAGGAAAACTTGCAAACACAGACGATCCATTCGATCTGGGTGGGAAATACTATTATCCTTTCGAGGCAAAGAACCCATCACATTAG
- a CDS encoding heme transporter CcmC: MKKFIAPLLVLAALVIVSAVDLAFAAGDEPGEYLDRRVVIWNLFYRLMTVAFTVGAVVSGTMIWQCWRFRESHPKAKPTPYEGTDW, encoded by the coding sequence ATGAAGAAGTTTATTGCACCACTCTTGGTATTGGCAGCTTTGGTAATAGTATCAGCTGTAGATTTGGCATTTGCTGCAGGAGATGAACCTGGAGAATATCTTGATAGAAGAGTGGTTATTTGGAATTTATTTTATAGATTAATGACTGTTGCATTTACCGTAGGTGCAGTAGTATCTGGAACAATGATTTGGCAGTGTTGGAGATTCAGAGAATCTCATCCAAAGGCAAAGCCTACTCCTTATGAGGGAACTGACTGGTAG
- the mtnA gene encoding S-methyl-5-thioribose-1-phosphate isomerase, with translation MDRDTIIDSSLRTVEWKNNKVIMIDQTKLPNELVFVEYDDFNQVANAIKTLVVRGAPAIGVSGAFGLALAVLQSHAASKDEMLSGLEDARKILFATRPTAVNLGWGLEQIMNVAKTGDSIDQIKELVISKAKKMADDDIEINKSMGKNGSVLFENNDIIMTHCNAGALATVAYGTALGVIRAIRESGKNVKVIATETRPIQQGSRLTAFELKHDGFDVSLIPDTAVGYSMANGLVNKVVVGADRIVKTGHVFNKIGTYQVATMAKQHGIPFYVAAPLSTIDLETKADDVIIEMRNGSEVTGVGEKKTAPDDVNVINPAFDMTPPELISGIITEKGVAVAPFEESLKKLFQAN, from the coding sequence ATGGACCGTGACACGATTATTGATTCCTCACTTAGAACGGTTGAATGGAAAAATAATAAAGTGATAATGATTGATCAGACAAAATTACCAAATGAACTTGTATTTGTGGAGTATGATGATTTTAACCAGGTTGCCAATGCCATCAAAACTCTGGTGGTTCGTGGAGCTCCTGCAATTGGGGTTTCTGGTGCATTTGGTTTGGCATTAGCTGTTTTACAAAGTCACGCAGCATCAAAAGATGAAATGTTGTCAGGATTAGAAGATGCAAGAAAAATTCTATTTGCAACTAGACCGACTGCAGTAAATCTGGGCTGGGGTTTGGAACAAATCATGAATGTTGCAAAGACTGGGGACTCGATTGATCAAATTAAAGAATTAGTTATTTCTAAAGCCAAAAAAATGGCAGATGATGATATTGAGATTAACAAATCTATGGGTAAGAATGGTTCTGTTCTTTTTGAGAATAATGACATAATTATGACTCATTGCAATGCAGGCGCATTAGCTACCGTGGCTTATGGAACAGCATTGGGTGTAATTAGAGCAATTAGAGAAAGTGGAAAAAATGTAAAAGTCATTGCCACCGAAACCCGGCCAATTCAACAGGGTTCAAGACTGACGGCATTTGAGCTAAAGCATGACGGATTTGATGTTAGTTTGATTCCAGATACTGCCGTAGGTTATTCCATGGCAAATGGATTGGTTAACAAAGTTGTAGTAGGTGCAGATAGAATTGTAAAAACAGGACATGTCTTTAACAAGATTGGAACATATCAAGTAGCTACCATGGCCAAACAGCATGGGATTCCATTTTATGTCGCTGCACCATTATCCACGATTGACTTGGAGACCAAGGCTGATGATGTCATCATTGAAATGCGAAATGGATCTGAGGTTACTGGCGTTGGTGAGAAAAAGACTGCTCCTGATGATGTAAATGTGATTAATCCTGCATTTGATATGACACCTCCAGAATTAATTTCGGGAATAATTACCGAAAAGGGCGTAGCCGTTGCTCCATTTGAGGAATCACTTAAAAAATTATTTCAAGCTAATTAA
- a CDS encoding multicopper oxidase domain-containing protein, which yields MTEINPQTVYRTTPARTGKMMAIMLGICLVGGAIFFSMWDYWISEPAPVVALMAGSTDHAAPAAQTGQTITSDLSFIESSDFRTLAFNALPGESDNNPTINMNVGDKVVFNVINDGKSFHSFGVTKDAEGFGGIFPGSEVATASNPLKSGESGSSEFIAGEEGTYYYICTVPGHRDQGMVGEIIIGPAQGGASSGVAAAPTGVSHDLTLDFVESSDFRTLAFNALPGEDGYNPDVKVNSGDEVTVTSNNLGKSFHAFGVVTNPEDFNSIVMDSAIAAATNPLKPGEGGSVTFTAGAPGTYYYICTVPGHALQGMQGSFIIE from the coding sequence ATGACTGAAATTAACCCCCAAACAGTTTACAGAACAACTCCAGCTAGAACTGGAAAAATGATGGCAATCATGTTGGGTATTTGTCTTGTCGGTGGGGCTATCTTCTTCTCGATGTGGGACTATTGGATTTCAGAACCAGCTCCTGTAGTGGCATTAATGGCAGGAAGTACTGATCATGCAGCACCAGCGGCACAAACTGGACAAACGATTACGTCTGATCTTTCGTTTATAGAATCGTCTGATTTCAGGACTTTGGCATTTAATGCGTTACCTGGTGAGTCTGACAATAATCCAACTATTAACATGAATGTAGGCGATAAAGTTGTCTTTAATGTGATAAATGATGGAAAGTCCTTCCATTCCTTTGGTGTTACCAAAGATGCTGAGGGATTTGGTGGAATCTTTCCTGGAAGTGAAGTTGCTACGGCTTCAAATCCTTTAAAGTCAGGTGAAAGCGGTTCATCTGAATTTATTGCAGGTGAAGAAGGAACTTACTATTACATTTGTACTGTCCCTGGTCATAGAGATCAAGGAATGGTAGGTGAAATTATAATTGGCCCTGCACAGGGTGGTGCCTCTTCTGGAGTTGCTGCTGCCCCAACAGGAGTATCTCATGACTTGACTTTGGACTTTGTAGAATCATCTGATTTCAGGACTTTGGCATTTAATGCATTGCCTGGTGAGGATGGATATAATCCTGATGTCAAAGTAAATTCTGGTGATGAGGTGACTGTCACTTCTAATAATTTAGGTAAATCTTTTCATGCATTTGGAGTTGTCACAAATCCTGAAGACTTTAACAGTATAGTGATGGATTCTGCAATTGCTGCAGCAACAAATCCACTTAAACCTGGTGAGGGTGGTAGTGTAACATTCACTGCAGGTGCACCTGGAACTTACTATTACATTTGTACCGTTCCGGGACATGCATTACAAGGCATGCAAGGTAGTTTCATTATAGAATAG
- a CDS encoding DUF59 domain-containing protein produces MSTVSVQAIEDSLKQCMDPEVPLNIVEMGLIYGIDVTENNDVNIKMTMTTQGCPLHETLVQDATRYAKKVPGVNNVKIDIVWEPAWSMDKMTEEGKIKIKNMGANMNTPAPINYETALPQGVGKLVKQEDGSMVLANEHEQGFMVNQAIVDFWKSCNGERKVTELVQVFAQQTGLQRNQVEKEVMQLLQQLRDGGLIAIAGQPNTPNVEFKK; encoded by the coding sequence ATGAGCACTGTTTCTGTACAAGCAATTGAGGATTCCTTAAAACAATGCATGGATCCTGAAGTCCCTCTTAATATCGTAGAAATGGGGCTGATTTATGGAATTGACGTTACTGAAAATAATGATGTTAATATTAAAATGACAATGACCACACAGGGGTGTCCACTGCACGAAACTTTAGTTCAGGATGCCACTAGATATGCCAAAAAAGTTCCTGGAGTAAATAATGTAAAAATAGACATTGTATGGGAACCTGCATGGTCAATGGATAAGATGACTGAAGAGGGAAAAATTAAGATTAAAAATATGGGTGCTAATATGAATACCCCTGCACCAATTAACTATGAAACTGCATTGCCTCAGGGTGTTGGAAAATTGGTTAAACAAGAAGATGGCTCAATGGTTTTGGCAAATGAACATGAGCAAGGCTTTATGGTAAATCAGGCAATTGTTGACTTTTGGAAATCTTGTAATGGAGAGCGCAAAGTTACAGAACTTGTACAAGTATTTGCTCAGCAAACAGGTTTGCAAAGAAACCAGGTAGAAAAAGAAGTCATGCAGCTGTTGCAACAATTACGTGACGGCGGTTTGATTGCAATTGCAGGTCAACCTAACACACCTAACGTTGAATTTAAAAAATAG
- a CDS encoding histidine phosphatase family protein, with product MGQIIFLRHGQAKNNTERILAGRTEGIPLTEVGIEQAKHTAELLEHMNISAIYSSPIQRAKHTAEIVGQHNSVDVTIDDRLIELDMGKFTGMPYDEIINSHGNVFMKFYNGELEIAHNGVETFFDVKKRVLGIVNHVIESHPDENVVLVTHMDPIKAMLSTIVDLSSTNLFELIIANASLNIFKEKNQKFSLSGLNVMHTSRFDQNW from the coding sequence TTGGGACAGATAATTTTTCTTAGACATGGTCAAGCAAAAAATAACACTGAAAGAATTTTGGCCGGACGAACAGAAGGTATTCCATTAACTGAGGTTGGAATTGAGCAAGCAAAGCATACTGCTGAACTGCTTGAACACATGAATATTTCTGCAATCTATTCCAGTCCTATTCAGAGGGCAAAACATACGGCAGAAATCGTAGGTCAACATAATTCTGTTGATGTTACAATTGATGATAGATTGATTGAACTAGATATGGGAAAGTTTACTGGCATGCCCTATGATGAGATTATTAACAGTCATGGCAATGTATTCATGAAATTCTATAATGGAGAATTAGAAATTGCTCATAACGGTGTGGAGACTTTTTTTGACGTAAAAAAACGAGTTTTGGGAATAGTTAATCACGTAATAGAAAGTCATCCTGATGAAAACGTTGTACTTGTGACTCATATGGACCCGATCAAAGCCATGTTGTCTACAATAGTGGATTTGTCTTCTACGAATCTCTTTGAGTTAATTATTGCAAATGCCTCTTTGAACATCTTTAAAGAAAAGAATCAAAAATTCTCTCTTTCTGGACTTAATGTAATGCATACATCCAGATTCGATCAAAATTGGTAA
- a CDS encoding pyridoxamine 5'-phosphate oxidase, producing the protein MSKRDEFLKEQKILRLATVGKSKDPHIVPVWYRYNGKKFHIGTNTKTVKVKNVKKNDKVSCCVDIGINAPNIYGVLVKGSANLILDSKKVKTIAKKILLRYFKSLDDESARTLLDDTDCIIEVIPKEFTVWSY; encoded by the coding sequence ATGAGCAAAAGGGATGAATTTCTAAAAGAACAAAAGATATTGCGATTAGCGACAGTCGGTAAAAGTAAAGATCCACACATTGTGCCTGTATGGTATAGGTACAATGGAAAAAAATTCCACATCGGGACAAATACAAAAACTGTAAAAGTAAAAAACGTAAAGAAAAACGATAAAGTATCATGCTGTGTGGATATTGGAATTAATGCTCCAAACATTTACGGTGTTTTGGTTAAGGGAAGCGCAAATCTAATTTTAGATAGCAAGAAAGTTAAAACTATTGCAAAAAAGATTCTTTTACGATATTTTAAATCATTAGATGATGAATCTGCAAGAACATTATTGGACGATACGGATTGTATCATAGAAGTCATTCCCAAAGAATTTACAGTTTGGAGTTACTGA
- the npdG gene encoding NADPH-dependent F420 reductase, which yields MKIGIIGGTGGMGKGFALRWSQNNDVIIGSRDAARASESAIEYANLAKEAFGEIKGTISGNDNVSVARESDVLILSIPYENIDSVCSGILSEVKDSCVVVSPIVPMTKTDVGFECVSIKENKPFSYKLVSEHMKDKSKLVSAFHVISEKKLVNPTLELDYDIFVCGDDKESVAIVNSLIDEIKGLRSLYLGPIELSYLAEMCTPLLLNAMIRNKIKNPGIKII from the coding sequence ATGAAAATTGGAATAATCGGTGGAACTGGCGGAATGGGTAAAGGATTTGCCCTAAGATGGTCACAAAACAATGATGTAATTATTGGTTCTAGAGATGCTGCAAGAGCATCTGAATCAGCTATAGAATATGCAAATCTTGCAAAAGAAGCTTTTGGAGAAATTAAAGGTACGATTTCTGGAAACGACAATGTTTCAGTTGCAAGAGAAAGTGATGTTTTGATTTTGTCAATCCCATATGAGAATATTGATTCTGTATGTTCAGGAATTTTATCGGAAGTTAAGGACAGTTGTGTTGTTGTATCTCCAATTGTTCCAATGACAAAAACAGACGTAGGATTTGAGTGTGTTTCGATTAAAGAAAACAAACCATTTTCATACAAACTGGTTTCAGAACACATGAAAGATAAGTCAAAATTGGTTTCTGCATTTCATGTAATTTCTGAAAAAAAACTGGTCAATCCAACACTAGAGCTAGATTACGACATCTTTGTTTGTGGAGACGATAAAGAATCAGTTGCGATAGTAAACAGCTTGATTGATGAAATCAAAGGATTAAGATCCCTATATCTAGGTCCAATTGAATTATCTTATCTTGCAGAAATGTGTACGCCATTGCTACTAAATGCAATGATTAGAAATAAGATAAAGAATCCTGGCATCAAAATCATCTAA
- a CDS encoding SDR family oxidoreductase, whose translation MTKAIVLGGSRGIGKAISDSLRTIQVDVFAASKKDIDTSDLNSVKKFLEEHDETDILVLNTGGPHPKPFADITEKDWNTYHNQLFLGFCTILQKIKINNGGYIFLISSSVIKEPNAKLIISSAYRAAFTEVFKVLSKEYAQRNINCINIAPGPIDTDRTQELIENVKEFEKTLPMRRLGRPEEIGNFVKSIIENDIKYLTGVTINFDGANSNYVF comes from the coding sequence ATGACCAAAGCAATTGTTCTTGGCGGTTCACGTGGAATAGGGAAAGCAATTTCAGATTCACTTAGAACAATACAGGTGGATGTATTTGCAGCATCCAAAAAAGATATCGACACATCAGATTTGAATAGTGTAAAAAAATTTCTAGAAGAACATGATGAGACAGACATCCTGGTTCTAAATACAGGGGGGCCACATCCAAAACCATTTGCAGACATAACTGAAAAGGATTGGAACACATATCATAATCAATTATTTTTGGGATTTTGCACCATTCTGCAGAAAATAAAGATCAACAATGGAGGATACATATTTTTGATTAGTTCAAGTGTAATTAAAGAGCCAAATGCAAAATTGATAATATCTTCAGCATATCGTGCAGCATTCACCGAAGTTTTTAAAGTATTAAGCAAAGAATATGCTCAAAGAAACATTAATTGTATCAATATCGCACCAGGTCCAATTGATACAGATAGAACTCAGGAATTGATAGAAAATGTAAAAGAATTTGAAAAAACACTACCTATGAGAAGGCTGGGAAGGCCTGAAGAGATTGGCAATTTTGTAAAATCTATTATTGAAAATGACATAAAATACCTAACAGGTGTTACAATAAACTTTGATGGTGCAAATTCCAACTATGTCTTTTGA
- a CDS encoding aminotransferase class I/II-fold pyridoxal phosphate-dependent enzyme — MKVSKKVVGVEYAIRDIVLAARKVEQKGMHVDYLNIGDPVQFGFQPPDNVKQALINAINNGDNFYSSSEGLLELRQEIAKKENAKGLSITADDILITNGVSEGLDMVISSIVEEGDEVLLPGPYYPPYASYVRLHGGVPVEFGVDLNNSTPDIDDIKSKITSKTVAICLISPNNPTGVVFNENSLKKLVDLANEHNLYIICDEIYDQIIFDDKFVGIGKVAGNSPIIVLNGFSKVHLMSGWRIGYIAFNQSPQLEELRQHLPKLARVRIATSLPVQYAALESLRGSQDYIHDFVSEIKKHRDLVIKRINEMPGLSCPNPKGAFYAFPKIEDNRFGNDKQFVTKLLQQKGVLTVHGSGFGEQYGNGHFRLVYLPNLEVLDSAMNKIQEFVSQ, encoded by the coding sequence TTGAAGGTATCAAAAAAAGTTGTTGGAGTCGAATATGCTATAAGAGATATCGTTCTAGCTGCTAGAAAAGTAGAACAAAAAGGCATGCACGTTGATTACCTAAACATTGGAGATCCTGTCCAATTTGGATTTCAACCTCCTGACAATGTAAAACAAGCTCTGATTAATGCAATTAACAACGGTGATAATTTCTATTCGTCATCAGAAGGCCTTTTGGAACTGAGACAAGAAATTGCAAAAAAAGAAAATGCTAAAGGACTCTCAATTACTGCTGATGATATTTTAATTACAAATGGGGTTTCTGAAGGTCTTGACATGGTAATTTCTTCAATTGTTGAAGAAGGTGACGAGGTATTATTGCCAGGACCATATTATCCTCCGTACGCTTCGTATGTCAGATTACATGGAGGAGTGCCTGTGGAGTTTGGTGTTGATTTGAACAACTCGACGCCTGACATTGATGATATAAAATCTAAAATCACCTCAAAGACTGTTGCTATCTGCTTAATCAGTCCAAACAATCCTACCGGAGTTGTATTTAATGAAAATTCTCTCAAAAAACTTGTGGATCTTGCAAATGAGCATAATCTTTACATTATTTGTGATGAAATTTATGATCAAATAATATTTGATGATAAATTTGTAGGAATTGGTAAAGTTGCTGGAAATTCACCAATAATTGTTCTAAATGGCTTCTCCAAAGTCCATTTGATGTCTGGTTGGAGAATTGGATACATTGCGTTTAATCAGTCCCCGCAGCTTGAAGAATTGCGTCAACATCTTCCTAAACTAGCTAGAGTCAGGATAGCAACCAGTCTTCCAGTGCAATACGCAGCTCTAGAGTCTCTTCGTGGTTCTCAAGACTACATTCATGATTTTGTTTCAGAAATTAAAAAGCATAGAGATCTGGTTATTAAGCGAATTAATGAAATGCCCGGACTGTCATGTCCAAATCCTAAGGGTGCATTCTATGCATTTCCAAAGATTGAAGACAATAGGTTTGGAAATGATAAACAATTTGTAACAAAATTACTGCAACAAAAGGGAGTACTTACAGTTCACGGTTCTGGATTTGGCGAACAATATGGAAATGGGCATTTTAGATTAGTCTATCTTCCGAATCTTGAAGTTTTGGATTCTGCAATGAATAAAATTCAAGAGTTTGTAAGTCAGTAA
- a CDS encoding glycosyltransferase → MLNEKKIKTTVIIPARNESNFLGSTLDALKLQTFQSDRIIVVNDGSTDNTSDVAKSFNVDVIDLPDRGYRATGKPILADVINKGLESIKNNECKYVMILGSDHVLSPDYISKIIEIMEQDDQIVIASGIIKGEPQRDTSPRGSGRVVRYDYWKKLGLRYPSGYGFESYIVYKALVDCFNVRVIRNASSWSQRPTGKTTNYRNYGKAMRSLGYHPLYAMGRIALTLKHNPKNAIHMTLGYFERNTKKYDIASKVCKFQSGEIKKKIKLIIRSRL, encoded by the coding sequence ATTTTGAATGAGAAAAAAATAAAAACAACTGTAATAATTCCTGCAAGAAATGAAAGTAATTTTTTGGGTTCCACGTTAGATGCTCTAAAACTTCAAACTTTTCAATCCGATAGAATCATTGTTGTAAATGACGGATCTACGGATAATACATCTGATGTTGCAAAAAGTTTCAATGTCGATGTCATAGATCTTCCAGATAGGGGTTACAGAGCAACGGGAAAGCCTATTTTAGCTGATGTCATCAATAAAGGGCTTGAAAGCATAAAAAATAATGAATGTAAGTATGTCATGATCCTGGGATCTGATCATGTTCTTTCACCTGATTATATTTCAAAAATTATAGAAATTATGGAGCAAGATGATCAAATTGTTATTGCCTCTGGCATTATCAAAGGAGAGCCTCAAAGAGATACTTCTCCTAGAGGTTCAGGCAGAGTTGTAAGATATGACTATTGGAAAAAACTTGGACTGAGATATCCTTCAGGATATGGTTTTGAAAGTTATATCGTTTACAAAGCTTTAGTTGATTGTTTCAACGTCCGAGTAATTCGTAATGCTAGTAGTTGGTCACAAAGACCTACTGGAAAGACTACCAACTATAGAAATTATGGAAAAGCAATGAGATCCTTGGGCTATCATCCGTTATATGCAATGGGAAGAATCGCTTTAACGCTGAAACATAATCCAAAAAATGCGATACATATGACATTGGGTTATTTTGAACGTAATACAAAAAAATATGACATTGCATCAAAGGTATGCAAATTTCAATCCGGAGAAATAAAGAAAAAAATAAAATTAATCATTAGAAGCAGGCTCTAG